The Dendropsophus ebraccatus isolate aDenEbr1 chromosome 3, aDenEbr1.pat, whole genome shotgun sequence genomic interval AGGTGAACGTGGAGAGCTGGGAGGCACTGCTGTGGTGCATGCTGGGATTCACATGTCCGCGGCTATAACCAGAGTTCCTATAATCGTCATTGACAGCTTGACTTTCCTCCACGACCTCTAGGTTCAGCTGCATTATGGTGTCAGACGGTTGTAGCATTTCCTTCTCGGGGACGCCACCCAACTAGAGACACAACAATGAAAATGGAGAAGTAAGATCATGGATAGACAAACATATAGAGACCGGGGAGCGATACAGGAGCACGTCATATAGAGACTGGAACAGGAGCACGTCATATAGAGACTGGAGAATGGTACAGGAGCACGTCATATAGAGACTGGAGAATGGTACAGGAGCACGTCATATAGAGACTGGAGACTGGTACAGGAGCACGTCATATAGAGACTGGAGAACGGTACAGGAGCACGTCATATAGAGACTGGAGAATGGTACAGGAGCACGTCATATAGAGACCGGGGAGCGATACAGGAGCACGTCATATAGAGACTGGAGAATGGTACAGGAGCACGTCATATAGAGACTGGGGAGCGATACAGGAGCACGTCATATAGAGACTGGAGAATGATACAGGAGCACGTCATATAGAGACTGGAGAATGGTACAGGAGCACGTCATATAGAGACTGGAGAATGGTACAGGAGCACGTCATATAGAGACTGGAGAATGGTACAGAAGCACGTCATATAGAGACTGGAGAATGGTACAGGAGCACGTCATATAGAGCTCAGGGAGCGATACAGGAGCACGTCATATAGAGACTGGAGAACGGTACAGGAGCACGTCCTATAGAGACTGGAGAACGGTACAGGAGCACGTCATATAGAGACTGGAGAACGGTACAGGAGCACGTCATATAGAGACTGGAGACTGGTACAGGAGCACGTCATATAGAGACTGGAGAACGGTACAGGAGCACGTCATATAGAGACTGGAGAATGGTACAGGAGCACGTCATATAGAGACCGGGGAGCGATACAGGAGCACGTCATATAGAGACTGGAGAATGGTACAGGAGCACGTCATATAGAGACTGGGGAGCGATACAGGAGCACGTCATATAGAGACTGGAGAATGATACAGGAGCACGTCATATAGAGACTGGAGAATGGTACAGGAGCACGTCATATAGAGACTGGAGAATGGTACAGAAGCACGTCATATAGAGACTGGAGAATGGTACAGAAGCACGTCATATAGAGACTGGAGAATGGTACAGGAGCACGTCATATAGAGCTCAGGGAGCGATACAGGAGCACGTCATATAGAGACTGGAGAACGGTACAGGAGCACGTCCTATAGAGACTGGAGAACGGTACAGGAGCACGTCATATAGAGCCCGGGGAGCAATACAGGAGCACGTCATATAGAGCCTGGGGAGCGATACAGGAGCACGTCATATAGAGACTGGGGAGCGATACAGGAGCATGTCATATAGAGCCCGGGGAGCAATACAGGAGCACGTCATATAGAGCCTGGGGAGCGATACAGGAGCACGTCATATAGAGACTGGGGAGCGATACAGGAGCATGTCATATAGAGACTGGAACAGGAGCACGTCATATAGAGACTGGAGAATGGTACAGGAGCATGTCCTATAGAGACTGGAGACTGGAACAGGAGCACGTCATATAGAGACTGGAGAATGGTACAGGAGCACGTCATATAGAGCCTGGGGAGCGATACAGGAGCTCGTCATATAGAGACTGGGGAGCGATACAGGAGCATGTCCTATAGAGAATGGAGAACGATACAGGAGCACGTCATATAGAGCCCGGGGAGCAATACAGGAGCACGTCATATAGAGACTGGAGAACGGTACAGGAGCACGTCATATAGAGACTGGAGAACGGTACAGAAGCACGTCATATAGAGACTGGAACAGGAGCACGTCATATAGAGACTGGAGAACGGTACAGGAGCACGTCATATAGAGACTGGAGAATGGTACAGGAGCACGTCATATTGAGACTGGAGAATGGTACAGGAGCACGTCATATAGAGACTGGAACAGGAGCACGTCATATAGAGACTGGAGACTGGAACAGGAGCACGTCATATAGAGACTGGGGAGCGATACAGGAGCACGTCATATAGAGACTGGAGACTGGAACAGGAGCACGTCATATAGAGACTGGGGAGCGATACAGGAGCACGTCATATAGAGACTGGAACAGGAGCACGTCATATAGAGACTGGAGAACGGTACAGGAGCACGTCATATAGAGACCGGAGAACGGTACAGGAGCACGTCATATAGAGACTGGAGACTGGAACAGGAGCACGTCATATAGAGACTGGGGAGCGATACAGGAGCACGTCATATAGAGACTGGAACAGGAGCAGGTCATATAGAGACTGGGGAGCGATACAGGAGCACGTCATATAGAGACTGGGGAGCGATACAGGAGCACGTCATATAGAGACTGGAGACTGGAACAGGAGCACGTCATATAGAGACTGGAGAACGGTACAGGAGCGCGTCATATAGAGACTGGAGACTGGAACAGGAGCACGTCATATAGAGACTGGAGACTGGAACAGGAGCACGTCATATAGAGACTGGAGAACGGTACAGGAGCGCGTCATATAGAGACTGGAGAACGGTACAGGAGCGCGTCATATAGAGACTGGAGAACGGTACAGGAGCACGTCATATAGAGACTGGGGAGCGATACAGGAGCACGTCATATAGAGGATTGGGTAGTAGAAATCCAAAATGTCCTACATCTGTTACCTGGGAATAGTTAGGAGACCACcacgtatattacaggagaccaccatatatattacaggagaccaccatgtatattacaggagaccaccaaatatattacaggagcccaccatatatattacaggagaccaccatgtatattacaggagaccaccacgtatattacaggagaccaccatatatattacaggagaccaccacatatattacaggagaccaccacgtatattacaggagaccaccacgtatattacaggagaccaccatatatattacaggagaccgccacgtatattacaggagaccaccaaatatattacaggagaccaccacgtatattacaggagaccaccatatatattacaggagaccaccacgtatattacaggggaccaccacatatattacaggagaccaccatgtatattacaggagaccaccacgtatattacaggagaccaccacgtatattacaggagaccaccacgtatattacaggagcccaccatatatattacaggagaccaccacgtatattacaggagaccaccacgtatattacaggagaccaccatgtatattacaggagaccaccacgtatattacaggagaccaccatatatattacaggagaccaccacgtaTATTACAGGGGACCACcaaatatattacaggagaccaccaaatatattacaggagaccacaacgtatattacaggagaccaccacgtatattacaggagaccaccatgtatattacaggagaccaccaaatatattacaggagaccaccaaatatattacaggagaccaccaaatatattacaggagaccaccacgtatattacaggagaccaccacatatattacaggagaacaccacgtatattacaggagaccaccaaatatattacaggagaccaccacgtatattacaggagaccaccatatatattacaggagaccaccaaatatattacaggagaccaccacgtatattacaggagaccaccatgtatattacaggagaccaccacgtatattacaggagaccaccacatatattacaggagaccaccatgtatattacaggagaccaccacgtatattacaggagaccaccacatatattacaggagaccaccacgtatattacaggagaccaccacgtatattacaggagaccaccaaatatattacaggagaccaccacgtatattacaggagaccaccctgtatattacaggagaccaccctgtatattacaggagaccaccacgtacattacaggagaccaccatatatattacaggagaccaccacgtatattacaggagaccaccacgtatattacaggagaccaccacgtatattacaggagaccaccatgtatattacaggagaccaccacgtatattacaggagaccaccaaatatattacaggagaccaccatatatattacaggagaacaccacgtatattacaggagaccaccaaatatattacaggagaccaccacgtatattacaggagaccaccaaatatattacaggaggccaccacgtatattacaggagaccaccatatatattacaggagaccaccaaatatattacaggagaccaccacgtacattacaggagaccaccacgtatattacaggagaccaccatgtatattacaggagaccaccatgtatattacaggagaccaccacgtatattacaggagaccaccatgtatattacaggagaccaccaaatatattacaggagaccaccaaatatattacaggagaccacaacgtatattacaggagaccaccacgtatattacaggagaccaccatgtatattacaggagaccaccaaatatattacaggagaccaccaaatatattacaggagaccaccacgtatattacaggagaccaccacgtacattacaggagaccaccaaatatattacaggagaccaccaaatatattacaggagaccaccacatatattacaggagaacaccacgtatattacaggagaccaccaaatatattacaggagaccaccacgtatattacaggagaccaccatatatattacaggagaccaccaaatatattacaggagaccaccacgtatattacaggagagcaccacatatattacaggagaccaccacgtaTATTACTGGAGACCACcacatatattacaggagaccaccatatatattacaggagaccaccatgtatattacaggagaccaccacgtatattacaggagaccaccatgtaTATTTCAGGAgaccaccatgtatattacaggagaccaccatgtatattacaggagaccaccacgtatattacaggagaccactacgtatattacaggagaccaccatgtatattacaggagaccaccacgtatattacaggagaccaccacatatattacaggagaccaccatgtatattacaggagaccaccacgtatattacaggagaccaccatatatattacaggagaccaccacgtatattacaggagaccaccaaatatactacaggagaccaccacatatattacaggagaccaccacgtatattacaggagaccaccatatatattacaggagaccaccacgtatattacaggagaccaccaaatatactacaggagaccaccacatatataacaggagaccaccacatatattacaggagaccaccaaatatattacaggaggggagaccaccacgtatattacaggagaccaccacatatattacaggagaccaccaaatatattacaggagaccaccacgtacattacaggagaccaccacgttTATTACAGAAGACACcaaatatattacaggagaccaccacgtatattacaggagaccaccatatatattacaggagaccaccaaatatattacaggagaccaccaaatatattacaggagaccaccacatatattacaggagaccaccacatatattacaggagcccaccatatatattacaggagaccaccacgtatattacaggagaccaccatatatattacaggagaccaccacgtatattacaggagaccaccacatatattacaggagaccaccatgtatattacaggagaccaccacatatattacaggagaacaccacgtatattacaggagaccaccatatatattacaggagaccaccacgtatattacaggagaccaccatatatattacaggagaccaccacgtatattacaggagaccaccatatatattacaggaggccaccaaatatatcacaggagaccaccatatatattacaggagaccaccacgtacattacaggagaccaccacgtacattacaggagaccaccacgtatattacaggagaccaccatatatattacaggagaccaccacgtatattacaggagaccaccatatatattacaggagaccaccacgtatattacaggagaccaccatatatattacaggaggccaccaaatatatcacaggagaccaccatatatattacaggagaccaccacgtacattacaggagaccaccacgtacattacaggagaccaccacgtatattacaggagaccaccacgtacattacaggagaccaccacgtacattacaggagaccaccacgtaCATTACTGGAGACCACcaaatatattacaggagaccaccacgtaCATTACAGGAGAAAACCACGTACATTACAGGAGGCCACCATGTACATTACTGGAGACCACcacgtatattacaggagaccaccaaatatattacaggagaccaccacatatattacaggagaccaccaaatatattacaggagaccaccacgtatattacaggagaccaccacgtatattacaggagaccaccaaatatattacaggagaccaccaaatatattacaggagaccaccacgtacattacaggagaccaccacatatattactggagaccaccatgtatattacaggagaccaccacgtacattacaggagaccaccaaatatattacaggagaccaccacgtaCATTACAGGAGAAAACCACGTACATTACAGGAGGCCACCATGTACATTACTGGAGACCACcacgtatattacaggagaccaccaaatatattacaggagaccaccacatatattacaggagaccaccaaatatattacaggagaccaccacgtatattacaggagaccaccacgtatattacaggagaccaccaaatatattacaggagaccaccaaatatattacaggagaccaccacgtacattacaggagaccaccacatatattactggagaccaccacgtatattacaggagaccaccatatatattacaggagaccaccatatatattacaggagaccaccacgtacattacaggagaccaccatgtaTATTACTGGAGACCACCATGTATATTACTGGAGACCACCACGtacattacaggagaccaccacgtacattacaggagaccaccacgtacattacaggagaccaccataaatattacaggagaccaccatatatattacaggagaccaccatatatattacaggagaccaccacgtacattacaggagaccaccatgtatattacaggagaccaccacgtacattacaggagaccaccataaaTATTAGAGGGACGTCCACCTCCACTTCAGCCATGACAGTTTGGGGATTTTTCGCTATgttcttccagaaacatcacaACGTCCGCCCAGGGGGTCTCAGCTCTCTAGAAGTGAATAGGACTGAGTTGACAAACCTCACACAAGCAGTAGGGCGTGGTGGCGCGGTTAATATACAGAGCCGTGCATTGTACCATACCAGGAGCTTGGCTACGTCCCCAGGAGACAACCACATATACGTCCCCAGGAGATTCTTACCATTGGTTCCAAGTACCATTTGCTGGAGGAGAGATCAGGACGAGACGTTGTGGAAACCTCCAAGATGTATGCTGAGTAGATGGGCACACGTGCCAGGCGGTGGTACAGGGTGGCATAGTGGTAATCCCCTTGCAGGCGCTGACAGATGTTGGCGGTACGATTAGAGGTCAGGCCCAATGGTTCCTGTCCCTTGTAGAAGAAGTTCTGGCAGCCTGGGACATCAGTGAAGCTCTGTAGGACATCACAGAATCCCACCGAGCCTAGAACAAGAAGGATGAGAACATGCCCCAGAAAGTCCATGCTGGAATACTGATACTTCAAGACCTGACAGGCTATTCTTGTACTGGCTGATAGTGCACGTCATGGGGAGAAAACAGATGATCAAATAGAACGAGTTCTCACCGGCCAAAAGTGCCCAACGAAGTGAAAAACACCACTAAGTCCGTACAGGCACCACTCGGCAAAACTCATCCTGACCTGCTAGTGAAGACAAGGTGGATACCAGGACTTACGACACAATGGATGAAGAACATGGCAGCCTGCTGGCCTAGTGGTGTCCATGGTGAGCCAAACGTGTGTGTCCGATCCTCGATCACACAATGGATAACCACCAGCCACTGACTGATAACCCGATCGATAACCACCCACCACTGATTATCACCCGATGGATAACCACACGCCACTGACTGATCACCCGAAGGACAACCACCCGCCACTGACTGACCACAGGATGGATAACCATCCGCCTCTGACTGATCACACAATGGATACCCACCCGCCACTGACTGATCACCCGATGGATAACGACCCGCCACTAACTGATCACAAGATAGATAACCACCCGACACTGGCTAATCAAAATATGGATATCCATCCACTACTGACTGATCACACAATGGATAACCACCCGCCACTGACTGATCACAAGATGGATAACCACCCGCCACTGACAGATCACATGATGGATAACCACCCGCCACTGACTGATCACACGATGGATAACCATCCGCCACTGACTGATCACAGGATGGATAACCATCCGCCACTGACTGATCACAAGATGGATAACCACCCGCCACTGACAGATCACATGATGGATAACCACCCGCCACTGACTGATCACACAATGGATAACCACCCGCCACTGACTGATCACACAATGGATAACCACCCGCCACTGACTGATCACACGATGGATAACCATCTGCTACTGACTGATCACACAATGGATAACCATCCGCCactgactgatcacatgatggataaACATCCGCCGCTGACTGATCACACAATGGATAACCACCCGCCACTGACTGATCACCCGATGGATAACGACCCGCCACTAACTGATCACAAGATAGATAACCACCCGACACTGGCTAATCAAAGGATGGATATCCATCCACTACTGACTGATCACACAATGGATAACTAACCGCCACTAACTAATCCCACGACAGATAACCACCGGCCACTGACTGATCACAAGATGGATTACCACCCACCACGGACTGATCACACAATGGATAACCACCTGCCACTGACTGATCACACAATGGATAACCATCCGCCACTGACTGATCACACGATGGATAACCACCCGCCACTGACTGATCACACGATGGATAACCACACGCCACTGACTGATCACACAATGGATAACCACCCGCCCCTGACTGATCACCCGATGGATAACCACCCGCCACTAACTGATCACACGATGGATAACCACCCGCCActaactgatcacatgatggataaCCACCCGACACTGGCTAATCACAGGATGGATATCCACCTCAAACTGAGTGATCACACAATGGATAACTAACCGCCACTAACTAATCCCACGACAGATAACCACCCACCACGGACTGATCACACAATGGATAACCACCTGCCACTGACTGATCTTCCTccggtaacatatataaaggtttccatcatgcacctctttcccttcttcctcctgtaacatatataaaggtttccatcatgtcctccctttcccttcttcctcctgtaacatatataaaggtttccatcattccatatttcccttcttcctcctgtaacatatataaaggtttccatcatgtcctcctttcccttcttcctcctgtaacatatataaaggtttccatcatgtcctcccctttcccttgttcctcctgtaacatatataaaggtttccatcctgtccccctttcccttcttcctcctgtaacatatataaaggtttccatctatcctccctttcccttcttcctcctgtaacatatataaaggtttccatcctgtccccctttcccttcttcctcctgtaacatatataaaggtttccatcatgtcctcctttcccttcttcctcctgtaacatatataaaggtttccatcatgtcctccctttcccttcttcctcctgtaacatatataaaggtttccatcatgtcctccctttcccttcttcctcctgtaacatatataaaggtttccatctatcctccctttcccttcttcctcctgtaacatatataaaggtttccatcctgtccccctttcccttcttcctcctgtaacatatataaaagtttccatcatgtcctccctttcccttcttcctcctgtaacatatataaaggtttccatcctgtccccctttcccttcttcctcctgtaacatatataaaggtttccatcatgtcctcctttcccttcttcctcctgtaacatatataaaggtttccatcatgtcctccctttcccttcttcctcctgtaacatatataaaggtttcaatcatgtcctccctttcccttcttcctcctgtaacatatataaaggtttccatctatcctccctttcccttcttcctcctgtaacatatataaaggtttccatcctgtccccctttctcttcttcctcctgtaacatatataaaggtttccatcatgtcctccctttcccttcttcctcctgtaacatatataaaggtttccatcatgtctccctttcccttcttcctcctgtaacatatataaaggtttccatcattccATCTTTCCCTTTGTCAGGATCAGCGGACATGAGCCCACTGTATCACGTGCCCGTCTATCCCTAGGAGCGTTGTCTAAGCCtatcctctgttcttcacaagatactcctgaaGGTGGAGCTAGACCTTCCCAGAGGATACGCCAGGTCGCCACCTCCTGAGATGGACAAAGCACGTGACAGCTGGTCCGGGCAGATCAGATGGCAAGGGTGGCACAACCCGTGCTGccaactgacagtacagacaatAATGCACACAGGACACAC includes:
- the LOC138786389 gene encoding endonuclease domain-containing 1 protein-like; the protein is MDFLGHVLILLVLGSVGFCDVLQSFTDVPGCQNFFYKGQEPLGLTSNRTANICQRLQGDYHYATLYHRLARVPIYSAYILEVSTTSRPDLSSSKWYLEPMLGGVPEKEMLQPSDTIMQLNLEVVEESQAVNDDYRNSGYSRGHVNPSMHHSSASQLSTFTYTNMAPQDSTFNSGTWNQYEMFLRDQILPSCQQTHVLSGVILSGSHPGEGTWLRNRVNVPSFFWSAFCCVRSNGTTRAEGRLGRNTSPYDVVTKDIQELEAMLSKEYGRQVSLFSGSCQ